TACCCCAGGATCCTTGATACCTGGATAGAACTGAATGGTCTGATCCATGAGCAAATCCTTCTCTCAGATTTCTGCACAGGCACTGGGTCAGGATCCGGCTCAGAACAAAATAGAACGTTCTCCCGCACTCAGTGTGCTGATCTGTTTTTCCCTGGGGATCTTAGTTGATTTCTGGTTTGCCTGGGAACTGGTCCATTGGCTCCTCTTTGGTTTCATCCTCTCTGTTGGCTGGGCCGTCAGTTATCGATCGCGAAAGTATTCCATTGCGGCGGTCTTTCTGTTGCTTTTGACTATATGCCTGGGAGGCATGCGGCACCATGAATTCTGGTTCTGTCATACTCCCAATTATATCACCCGCCTCTTAAAAACTTCGGGACATTCAGAAGACAATACCCGTCTTATTCGCGTGACGGGAGTGATCTGCAAAGAGCCACAGATCAAGACGCCTGCCGACGAGGAGCAGTTTAATCCGAAGCAGCCAGCACAACAGACGAATTTGATTCTTGACTGCAGGGAACTCGATACAGGAACGGCAACCATTCCTGTCACCGGAAAAATCTTTGTTACCATTTATGATCAAGTGAATTCACTGCAACAAAATCAGCCCCATTTATTCTCAGTCGGTGATACCATTGATGTATGTGGAAAACTAAAGCTGTTCTCACCCAAAGATAACCCGCATGATTTTGACTTTCGTCAGCATTTTCGAAAAGAACAAATTGATGCGATTCTGACTTTGAAGTCTTCACAGGCAGTCCATCTCATCGCCCAAACGCCGCCTTTCTCCTGGATCAGTGTGCGGAAACAGATCCATAATTCATTTGCACAGATCATCAGAGATAACACAAGTGAAAGCACACAGCCGCTTGCGATGGCTTTATTACTGGGAGACCGTTCTAAACTCAGTTCAGGAATTCAAAAGAAATTCAGTCAATCCGGTTTGATCCATTTTTTGGCGATCTCAGGTTTACATATCGGTTTTTTTAGCGCGTTTATCTGGAGTATCTGTCATCTAGTAAATTTACCTAGAACAGTCGCCGTTTCACTGCTGCTGTTTGCAATTCTCTTTTATCTTTCCATCATTGAAATCCGTCCTCCGATCCTCCGCGCCGCTTCATTTTGTGCGCTGGTCACACTGGGGTTGATCAGCTGGCGAGCAATTACCACTTTAAATCTGGTTTGTATTTCTGCGATCCTCATTTTGATTATCAATCCGACCGACCTGTTTGATGTCGGAACGCAGCTTTCATTTCTGGCTGTTGCCTCAATCCTCTGGACCGTTCAGCAGGACTTTTTCCAAAACCCGTTTCAACAAAACTGGATTCCGTTGCGTTGGAGAATTCTCGCCAGTGATCCAGTCTTGCAATCGCCGTTGCAATGGTGTTTGATTCGCTATTTTCGCTTGCTATACAGTGTGTTTCTGGTCACTTTTTTCATTTGGCTCGTAACGGCGCCACTTGTTCTCTATCACTTTAAATTACTTGCTCCGATTGGGCTTCTGGTCAACACGCTGATCTTTCCCTTTTTGTTTCTGATCCTCTTGCTGGGATACCTGCTGATCTTTCTGGGATCATGGATTCCATTTCTGGCGGGAGTGTTTGGCCTTATTTTTGACTATAGCCTGCGAGTTCTGTTGTGGATTGTCGAATTTGCATCGTCTCTCCCTTATGCGCACTTTGATTTACCAGGACCACCCGTATGGTGGTTACTGGTGTATTACTCATTGATTCTTATCGTGATCCGGCCTGGGAGTTTAAGATTCAATCGTTACCAGAACTGGTTACTGCAGAAGCTGCGTCTCGCACTGGTTCCAGCCTGGATGATTATCGGCATGTTGGTCCCTCTGCTGACAACAGAGACAAACGCTTTGCAATGCACATTTATCGCTGTCAATCATGGGATTTCTATTCTAATCGAATTACCTGATGGTCAGACGATCCTGTATGATGCCGGATCAATGTCTCCGGTCGAACAAACCTATGCAAAAATCAAAAATACATTGTTGGCCCATGGGGTTCGGCGAGTTGATTTACTGTTCATTTCCCATGCAGATCGCGATCACTATAATTCAGCTGCCGAATTGATCACCAACCACTATGTTCGTGAACTCGCATTTCCCCAGGCGTTTCTCAGGCGAGAACAGCCTGGGACACTTTCGTTGTGCAATACCGCAGCACGCAATCAAGTTCCCATCAAAATCATTGGCAGGGGGGATCGCTTCGATTTTGGTCCTCAAACTTCACTTGAAGTTCTCCATCCCAGATTTGCAGATAAGTATGAACAAGACAATCCGGCCAGCTTAGTGATTCTGCTTTCGCGCAAGGACCGAAAAATATTACTCACGGGCGATCTGGAAGGTCAGGGGTTGGAAAAACTGCTGACTGAAAATGCTGCCATGCCACTGGATATTCTACTTTCTCCACATCATGGCAGCGCAACGGCCAATACATCTGATTTGGATCGCTGGGCCAGACCTGACTACCTGATTGTCAGTGGCGGAAGGAAACAGACGATTCCCCAATTGCAAAGCGTCTTTTCGGCTAGCACTCAGATTTATTCGACCCGAAAGCACGGCGCAATCACCTGCCTGATCGACAACTCAGGGAATTTAGAAGTCATCCCGTTTCGCTCGGCAATGAATTGAACGAATGATTCAGGCCTGACGATTTTCAGTCCAGTCCAATGGAATTGATCAACTCTTCGTGCGCTCGCAGCTCAAGAACTCTGTGCCTGAGTAGTTTTCGCATATCACTTAGCGTCTTCACTGTCTTCTGAAAATTCTCATTTGCTTCTGCCAGTTCTGAATAATGTTTTTCCCCTTGCGAGATACAACGATTCAGATTCAGTAGATTGGGGGTAAACCCTTTTTTCAGGTCATCTACGATCGAAGATGATACTTCTTTGATTTCTTCACACAGCTGATGAATTTCCCCGCGATCCTTCAGACGTTCTTCGACAGATAACTGTTTGGTTGAAATCGAGGTGTCTTTTTTTCTCAAAGACGTTTCATCAACTAATCTGCCAAAGGGGTTGAAATTCTGTTTTTCTTTTGTTGTTTCAATATCCAGTTTTTTAAGTGCGTTAATTGCTTTTTTGAAATGGGGAGAAAGTTCAAGTGTTCGCGAAAAACTCGAATGCGCCTGGGTATGGTTTTTCATTTCCAGATAGACATTGCCCAGGTTGAAGTTTGCATCAACCATATCCGGGTCAAACACGATGGCCTGTTTATAGGCGGTGACCGCCATGCTTAACTGATTTAATCCTTTATGAGCAATTCCCATATTATAGAACGCGTCAGCCGATTTTTTATCTTTCTGAACAGCTTTACGCAACACATTGAGCGCTTGCTTGTATTCTCCCATACGGTTATAGATCGCCCCGATATTAATATAAGGCGAGGCATCGGCAGGCGATAATCGAGCCAGTTGTTCAAAATGCTTGATGGCATCCTGGTACTGCTTTAATTGAAAATAAGCAGCAGCAATTCCCGCGTGTGCTTTTTTTTCGGCAGGTTTGATGCTCAAAATTCGCTGGTAGATTTCAACCGCCTGAGAAATGTTGCGGTCTTTTATTTGCTTGCGCGCCTGCTGGAATAGTTCTGTGATTTTTGAGTCACTCATGATCGAGTTCCTCTCCTCCAGGGCGCTCCAGGGAATATGTAATTCTGTCTCCCTGATAGCAGAGACGTGCCCTGCTCTCTGCTATCAGGGAAAAGAAATGGCAAACTATCCTCAGTCATTCACAAGTGAAATCAATTTACTTCGAGAACCTTGGTGAAATTCAATTTTCCCTTCTCTGCCAAGCCAACCGACGGCTTGCATCACGAGATCGCGAGGCGCTTCGATTTCACGAGATAATTTACTTAAAGTAACGGGTTCATGTTCACTCAAATATTGCCAGACAATCCCAGCGACAACTCCAATGCTCTCGACTTGGTGCGACTCAATTTCCGCTGACATCAACTTGCTCCTGAACTATAAACCTGAAGAATTCGGTAATAGAACGTGTGTTTCTATTTTGTTTTTGACGCGCTTGATATCCATATACACAATACAAAATAAGTTAACTGGCAGATGATCCCTATTATAGAACCGAAGAACTTTGGGAAGCAATCATTGATTTCCCAAGTTTTGTTCGTCAATGAAGATTTTCATCATACAATGTTCAAATATCCCTCAAAATCGTTGTCAAAACATTCCAGACTGGTCGAAATCGCTTCCAGGTCTTTCAGAGTTGTTTTCAAGTCTTGATCTGTCCCCTGGTATAAGACAAATGCGGTAAACAATTCTGTTTTAAAGACACGCAGGTAAGCACTGTTGATCAATTCTGAGCATACAAATTCGATGTCATGCCCCACGCATTCTTTGCCTGCCATTGTCCCTTTGAATTCGTAAATGTCGAGTTCATTGTATTCATCTCGAAATACTTTGACTGACTGAGCCAGTAACTCCTCTGGGGGGATCTCGACAAAATATAACGAGATCAACCAGAATGAGGAATCTGCTCCATAAACACTGACTTGGATTTCACCGTTGGTTTCATCAACCTCTTTTGATAGCTCCCACTCACTGGGATATTCAAATGAGATTCCATATTCATTAAAAAAGTTCATTGTTTCAATTTGATTCTTTGTAGTAATACTTTGAGTAAATCACTCCCGTAATGTTCAGCATAATATGCTGAGCAACACAATTGATTATAACTAATTCAGGAGACTCTTGAAGGACTCCGGGTTCTTTCTTTTTTAAGGATCTACTCACCTGTGTGTTGAATTCGAAATGAAATCATTCAACATTTGGCCCGTCTGGCCCGTTTTTCGTACTGAGATCTCTTCTGGAGTTCCTTCATCAAGAATGATGCCGCCGGATTCACCTCCTTCAGGACCTAAATCGATCATCCAGTCAGCGGCGAGAATCGCTTGCGGATGATGTTCGATCATCAGAACAGAATTGCCTTCCTGGACCAGCCGATCCAAGACTGATAATAAACAATCAATATCGGCTGCATGCAAACCTCTTGTTGGTTCATCCAGGACAAAAAGTGTCATAGCAGTCGGGTTTGAGATCAATTCCGTAGCGAGTTTGATTCTTTGTGCTTCCCCACCAGACAACATGTTTGCTGGTTGACCTAATGCGAGGTAACCTAATCCCAGTTCTTTAAGAACCTGTAATACTTTTTTAAGTTTGGGAATCTGATCAAAAAATACAACGGCTTCGTCAACGGGCATATCTAAAATATCACTGACCGATTTTCCTCGATATTTAACAGCAAGTGTTTGTTGATTAAAACGCTTCGTCTTGCATTTTTCACAGGGGAGATAGAGAGGCGGTAGAAATTGCATATCAACGCGTCGATACCCTTGCCCATGACAATGTTTGCAGCGGCCCTCTTTAGCGTTAAAGCTGAAACGCCTGGCGGTATAACCACGCATTCGGGATAATTTTGTTTTCGCAAACAGTTTCCGAATTTCATCCCATATTCCACAATAGGTTGCCGGGTTGGAACGCCCACTTTGACCCAGGGGGGCTTGATCAATGATTTTGATCTGCTGCAGAAATTCGCTCCCTTCAAGAGAATCATATTCCAGGTCTTGTCTGGATTCACTCTTGAATTCTGCTTTCAATGCGGGGACCAGTGTTTCGAGGACCAGAGAACTTTTTCCACACCCGCTAACACCGGTGATACATACCAACTTCTGTAATGGAATTTTGAGAGTGACATTTTTTAAATTGTTAAGCTTTGCCCCTTTAAGCACCAACTCCGGCTTCGCTCCAGACTGAGGTGTATCAGGGCGTGATTTGATCTCATATTCGGCATTCAATGCACGGGAGGTAAACGAGCGATGATTCTGAATGACATCCTGATAACATCCCGAAACAACAACCTCTCCCCCCTGTTCTCCCGCCTGAGGGCCTAGATCCAATATATAATCACTCGCTTTAATGACATCATGATCATGCTCAACGACGAGGATCGTATTCCCAGCCTGATTGAGTCGTTTTAAAATCTTTAACAGTTTTTCTGTTTCGTTCGCGTGTAAACCAGCCGTTGGTTCATCCAAAATATAGCAGGCTCCCGTCGTTTCCGCTCCCAAAAACGATGCCAGTCTGGCTCTTTGATGCTCGCCGCCTGATAACGTATGAGCAGGACGGTTCAATTTGATGTAGTTCAGACCAATTTCAGCTAGATACTTCAGCCTGCTTCGAATTGGAGGCAAAAGTTGATCCACGATTTCCTGGTCCTGAGAATTGTGAGACGTTAGCTCTGAACGTTCCCAGTCATTTAACCACACGAGAATTTCAGGGGCTGTCTGATCGACTAGCTGGTCGATGGATTGGCCTTTTAGTTTTACAGAACGACCATATTCATTGATTCTTGCGCCCTGGCATTCCGGGCAAACCTGTTCTATTTTCTCATGATTGCTTGCCTCGATAACGCCTAATCCCTGGCAGTTTGGGCACGCACCATAGGGACTGTTAAAACTGAAGGTACGTGGCTCAGGATCAGGAAAGCTCAGTTGACATTTCCCGCAGGCGAGCCTTGTACTCAGAAATCGATCTGACCAGCATGTTTCTGTTTCCTGGCTGACGATACAGACACCATCACCATGTTTTAATGCCAGATCGATTGATTCTTTGAGACGGGCATCGATTCCTTCTTTTACGATGATTCGATCGATCACAATGTCAATGTCATGGAAGTCGCTCTCCTTGAGATCCTGTGACTGGGAGAGATCTACGACCACTCCATCTACTCTGGCTCGAACAAAACCTTCTTTTGCAATTTTGTTCAAAACCGCAGTGTGGTCTCCCTTTTTTGCCGTGATCACTGGAGAAAGAATAATCACTTTCTTCCGATCCTCCAAAGCGAGAATCAGATCAACAATCTGTTCCGCAGACTGTTGATGAAGCGGTTGATGACATTGGGTACAATGAACTGTTCCGCGTTGCGCAAACAGCAGGCGGAAATAATCGTAAAGCTCCGTCATGGTTGCTAAAGTACTACGGCGGGAATGAACTCTTTGCGTTTGTTCAATACTGATTGTGGGGGGGAGTCCGCTGATCTGGTCGACGTCAGCGGGCTGCATCTGGCTGAATATTTGGCGCGTCCCAGGAGAAAGATTTTCCAGAAAACGCCTCTGCCCTTCACTGTGAATTGTGTCAAATGCGAGACTGCTTTTACCACTGCCACTGACGCCTGTGATGACCGTCAGCTGGAGATGAGGGAGATCCACATTGATATTTTTGAGGTTGTGGGTACGTGCTCCCCGAATGCGAATATAGTTATCAGACTGGTCTTGCATAAAACACTTCAGAAGATCAAATGAGGTTCGCCTGGGGGATGTAGTGCAGAGTGGCAGTTACAAAGATAGTTGTCGCCGTTTAATGGTATGAATGATTCACAGTTGTTATGATTTTAACAGCCTCGTCTATTTTTTATAGTTCCTTTTACAATAATCTATTTTCTATTATGTCGATCATTCCTCATTCATTTTATTTCCGCCATTCTGTTTCTGTGCCAGAAATAAAGGTAATCCCTCGTAAACGCGGTCAATTATTAAAACTCCCCAAGTCGGCTTTGATTCCAGATTTAAACTTCAAAGCAAAAACAGACCATTGGGGAGAAATCCGGATCGGCTGGAATAATAATGGCTTGGGAATCAGCCTGAAGGTTAAACAAAAACAACACCCGACGACTGATGCGGAATACTTTAATGTCTGGATTGATACCCGAGATACGAAAACAATCCATCGTGCCAATCGTTACTGCCACTTTTTCCAGTTTCGGCCGGTTGTAAATGCCCCAAATCAGTCTCAACCAGGTTGCACCCAACTCACCATCAATCGGGCGCAAGCAGATGCACGTCAATCTGATCTTTCAAAGATACAGCTCTGGTCGAAGATTGAATCAACTGGATATGAGCTGGAAGCCTGGATTCCGGCAAGTGAACTGACCGGTTTCGATCCCGGTTCCTATCCGCAAATGGGGTTTTACTACACGATTTTCGATTCAGAATTGGGAGAACAATTCATGACCGTTGACCAAGAATTGCCGATCG
This genomic interval from Gimesia alba contains the following:
- a CDS encoding DOMON domain-containing protein codes for the protein MSIIPHSFYFRHSVSVPEIKVIPRKRGQLLKLPKSALIPDLNFKAKTDHWGEIRIGWNNNGLGISLKVKQKQHPTTDAEYFNVWIDTRDTKTIHRANRYCHFFQFRPVVNAPNQSQPGCTQLTINRAQADARQSDLSKIQLWSKIESTGYELEAWIPASELTGFDPGSYPQMGFYYTIFDSELGEQFMTVDQELPIGQDPSLWATMRLEA
- a CDS encoding ComEC/Rec2 family competence protein: MSKSFSQISAQALGQDPAQNKIERSPALSVLICFSLGILVDFWFAWELVHWLLFGFILSVGWAVSYRSRKYSIAAVFLLLLTICLGGMRHHEFWFCHTPNYITRLLKTSGHSEDNTRLIRVTGVICKEPQIKTPADEEQFNPKQPAQQTNLILDCRELDTGTATIPVTGKIFVTIYDQVNSLQQNQPHLFSVGDTIDVCGKLKLFSPKDNPHDFDFRQHFRKEQIDAILTLKSSQAVHLIAQTPPFSWISVRKQIHNSFAQIIRDNTSESTQPLAMALLLGDRSKLSSGIQKKFSQSGLIHFLAISGLHIGFFSAFIWSICHLVNLPRTVAVSLLLFAILFYLSIIEIRPPILRAASFCALVTLGLISWRAITTLNLVCISAILILIINPTDLFDVGTQLSFLAVASILWTVQQDFFQNPFQQNWIPLRWRILASDPVLQSPLQWCLIRYFRLLYSVFLVTFFIWLVTAPLVLYHFKLLAPIGLLVNTLIFPFLFLILLLGYLLIFLGSWIPFLAGVFGLIFDYSLRVLLWIVEFASSLPYAHFDLPGPPVWWLLVYYSLILIVIRPGSLRFNRYQNWLLQKLRLALVPAWMIIGMLVPLLTTETNALQCTFIAVNHGISILIELPDGQTILYDAGSMSPVEQTYAKIKNTLLAHGVRRVDLLFISHADRDHYNSAAELITNHYVRELAFPQAFLRREQPGTLSLCNTAARNQVPIKIIGRGDRFDFGPQTSLEVLHPRFADKYEQDNPASLVILLSRKDRKILLTGDLEGQGLEKLLTENAAMPLDILLSPHHGSATANTSDLDRWARPDYLIVSGGRKQTIPQLQSVFSASTQIYSTRKHGAITCLIDNSGNLEVIPFRSAMN
- a CDS encoding winged helix-turn-helix domain-containing protein, whose translation is MSAEIESHQVESIGVVAGIVWQYLSEHEPVTLSKLSREIEAPRDLVMQAVGWLGREGKIEFHQGSRSKLISLVND
- a CDS encoding tetratricopeptide repeat protein yields the protein MSDSKITELFQQARKQIKDRNISQAVEIYQRILSIKPAEKKAHAGIAAAYFQLKQYQDAIKHFEQLARLSPADASPYINIGAIYNRMGEYKQALNVLRKAVQKDKKSADAFYNMGIAHKGLNQLSMAVTAYKQAIVFDPDMVDANFNLGNVYLEMKNHTQAHSSFSRTLELSPHFKKAINALKKLDIETTKEKQNFNPFGRLVDETSLRKKDTSISTKQLSVEERLKDRGEIHQLCEEIKEVSSSIVDDLKKGFTPNLLNLNRCISQGEKHYSELAEANENFQKTVKTLSDMRKLLRHRVLELRAHEELINSIGLD
- a CDS encoding excinuclease ABC subunit UvrA is translated as MQDQSDNYIRIRGARTHNLKNINVDLPHLQLTVITGVSGSGKSSLAFDTIHSEGQRRFLENLSPGTRQIFSQMQPADVDQISGLPPTISIEQTQRVHSRRSTLATMTELYDYFRLLFAQRGTVHCTQCHQPLHQQSAEQIVDLILALEDRKKVIILSPVITAKKGDHTAVLNKIAKEGFVRARVDGVVVDLSQSQDLKESDFHDIDIVIDRIIVKEGIDARLKESIDLALKHGDGVCIVSQETETCWSDRFLSTRLACGKCQLSFPDPEPRTFSFNSPYGACPNCQGLGVIEASNHEKIEQVCPECQGARINEYGRSVKLKGQSIDQLVDQTAPEILVWLNDWERSELTSHNSQDQEIVDQLLPPIRSRLKYLAEIGLNYIKLNRPAHTLSGGEHQRARLASFLGAETTGACYILDEPTAGLHANETEKLLKILKRLNQAGNTILVVEHDHDVIKASDYILDLGPQAGEQGGEVVVSGCYQDVIQNHRSFTSRALNAEYEIKSRPDTPQSGAKPELVLKGAKLNNLKNVTLKIPLQKLVCITGVSGCGKSSLVLETLVPALKAEFKSESRQDLEYDSLEGSEFLQQIKIIDQAPLGQSGRSNPATYCGIWDEIRKLFAKTKLSRMRGYTARRFSFNAKEGRCKHCHGQGYRRVDMQFLPPLYLPCEKCKTKRFNQQTLAVKYRGKSVSDILDMPVDEAVVFFDQIPKLKKVLQVLKELGLGYLALGQPANMLSGGEAQRIKLATELISNPTAMTLFVLDEPTRGLHAADIDCLLSVLDRLVQEGNSVLMIEHHPQAILAADWMIDLGPEGGESGGIILDEGTPEEISVRKTGQTGQMLNDFISNSTHR